The region GCTTGGGGTGAGGTATGGGGAGGTAATACAATTATCTCTCTAAAGGCAACAACCACCAGCCTGGGGAGAGCAAATCAGCATCTACCTGTCAAAGGGCCACTTGTATTGACATTGGGACAAAGGATTTCCTGTCCTCTTGTATATCAAAGGCTTGCCAATTACACAAGAGGAAGGGGGGATTAGAACATTATAATttacccatctcatatctttatccatctatctagtatctaactatctatcattAGAGTAGATTCAAGGGGCAAAGGTTGTCAGCTCAACTTTTCTATTGTCCTGAACGGcaactgattgatactggacagctggggggacactttctcAATCTCTTTATATGACAGAGCGCTTGTGAAATATGAAAGGCATTCACCAAGTATGTGCATCGCAGAAATCTAAGCATTCTCTAACTGGTACAGAACATATTTAatcaaggttaaaaaaaagtagaccgataaatttaaaaacctttttaataatCCCGGCGATCAGCTGCAAATTGTCACACTAACAAGACAGACGTACCCAGGAAGACATGGttcttcttagaagcttttgagtATGCCACATGAGAGCCTTACAGGAATTTGGTAGTAGATTTAAGAGAAGGCACAACAGAGGAACTCCTCTTAAGCACGGGGTTGTTTCCACCAGCTTTAGCGGCGGTGTACATTCAAAAGAAAACTGCCTCTAAGAAGTGAGTTAATCATCCTACTAACTATTGTAAGCTCTGCACATTGTGCTGACAAGATGTCTGAGGGATTACACTGCAATTGGGGCCTCTTAAAAAGCTGATAAAGGCAACACCTACAGTCAGAAAGTCTACTTTGTGCAATGCAAGCAGTGCTTTAATCATAGCCATAGAGGAAATTGCTTTAAAGGAgtagtctcgcggcagcaagtggggttatacacttctgtatggccatattaatgcactttgtaatatacattgtgcattaattatgagccatacagaagttatttcacttacctgttccgttgctggcgtcctggtctccatggatccgtctaaaatcgcctcttctggcgattttagacgcgcttgcgcagtccggtcttcttgcttctgaatggggcagctcgtgccggagagcggctcctcgtagctccgccccgtcacgtctgccgattccagccactcaggaggctggaatcggcaatggaccgcacagaagccctgcggtccaccgagggtgaagatcccggcggccatcttcacaaggtaagtatgaagacgccggaccgcggggattcgggtaagtactatctgtttgttttttttaatccctgcatcgggtttgtctcgcgccgaacgggggggctattaaaaaaaaaaaaacaacccgtttcggcgtgagacaactcctttaagtaaaaGGGTGAATACCTCTAAAACAGCCTGAGTGATAAAAcccttgcaataaaaaaaaagcggATATTGAATCAGGCGGGAAGAGGGGGTTTACAGGTTCACTCTTAGGCTTTGCGATTCCAATAATGAGACTGTGcttgagcacactggcccagagaacagctgatcactagggGCCCCAGTGATAGACTCCACAGATCTATTATTCATgactgatcttgagaatgagcCATGAATAGTTGACAACTGGACGATCCCTTTAAATCTCAACTAAATTCAGCTACAAATCTGTAATccagaaaaaaacaaagacaaaccAAAAAGTTTGGCTCAGTAGATAGGGAGTAATAGGCGCCGGCCAGGATAAGGACAAAATAAAACATATATGGGTGGGTTCTTATACATTAAGTTCAAaagacttcaatggaaagaggATCATGGGATGGAGGATTAAAGGGCAGAAttccatcagaaattgataggcgcagtcattttttttcaatacctgcaaccactTTTGAGTTAGGGATGATATGCTGATTGTTAATAAAGGTTTATTGAATTATATAATATGGAAACCACTAATTGTATGACTTTTCATGATATTAATAAATCTAGTATACAACTGAGATCATCTTAATGGTTGGTAACAGAAGTTCACGTGAGGCGGACGAGGTTTTCAATCACGATAACTCAAGAAGACAAGCAGATTCTAAAATATGGGTTCTCCGTGTAAGTTTTCCATAGTCCATAGTCACTGCTGCCACGTGTGAATTCTCCAACGTCTAACAAGATGTATAGCTAAAATATTTCCAACAATCTGAACAAAAATGCAggttttcccctgtgtgagttctcttatagttaacaagatctgatttgtcTTAAAAATATTGACAACAGTCAGAATATAAAAATGttgtctcccctgtgtgaattctctgatgtttaacaagatccccTTTATGGGTATTTCTCGTGTGCAACACAAAAATCACCTCTCActcgtgtgaattttctgatgatcaacaagggaTGATTTCTTAgcaaaacgtttcccacattctgaacatgaaaatggcttctctcctgtgtgaattctctgatgatcaacaagatgtgattttctggtacaacatttcccacattctgaacatgaaaataacttctctcctgtgtgaattctctgatgattaacaagatGTGACTTTCTGGTAAagaatttcccacattctgaacatgaaaatgacttctctcctgtgtgaattctctgatgatcaacaacatgtgattttgcggtaaagcatttcccacattctgaacatgaaaatggcttctctcctgtgtgaactctcttaTGATAAACAAGGGATGATTTctgagcaaaacatttcccacattctgaacatgaaaatgacttctttcctgtgtgaattctctgatgatcaacaagatatgatttttggGTATAGCATTtgctacattctgaacatgaatatgacttctTCCCTGTGACAAATGTTTCTTCTTTAACATCTCTTCTGTAAATGTTATGTTGCTCACTAGTCTGTGATGAATTAGAAGATGGAACCTCTATAAAAGGATCAGATGACAGatgtttgctgggaagggctgagggtacatctgggataatggcTGGCTCTGCGTGTGTATCTTGTATGTTACCACCATCTTCCACTGTAAAACCTGAAGATATCAAATGTTCCTCTAAGCTCCTGatgtcgtcatctgccaagaataaaacagattttaacattacaattatatCAATATTTTATAAAAATTTCTATATAAAATATTCATACAAATTGTGAAAAAGACAAGTTACAAAAACCCCGTGCTCTTTTATGTATGAGGTTTTACTTACTTGAATAAGGGGTTTGCAGAGAGTAGCGAACCTCCTCAAGAATCCAGGTTAGCCTCTAAATTATCACCCGTTCCTCCAGGTTTCTTTTGGAGAGTCGGTACCTTCTGGTGTTTATTCCATTAGCGTAGGACAATAGATACAATACAGGAGATGcaacgcgagtcggagggcttacTGACTAATCTGCCACCTTTCATGAGCATAGGACACAGAGATATGATAAAAGTATCAGGTACTTCTTAGAACTGGAGCGACTGGAAGTGTGTACGTGCGTGCATCCAGAAGAAAGTAGCTGCTGAGCTATATCCCGGTACACGCTTAACTGGAAGCAGAGGTACATTTCTAGACGCAATTTTGTGCGCATGCTCGGCTTGCACATGCTCTTTATAcagattaaggccggcttcacacgagcgtgacgggctccgccgcgtaatattacgcagtgaagcccgtcacggcgccccccagagaccccatacttaccagcgggagatagcgtttaaacgcttccccgcccaccgccgtcgcgtcgtgtgacacgcccaccgcgtcacgtgacgcggccggccgtgtcacgtgatgcgccagccgcgtcaaatgacgcggcggcggtaggtggggaagcgttttttcacgctatctcccgctggttacagcgggagatagcgtgaacggacggcttccattgactgcaatggaagccgtcagcgcgtacagcccgtcctcacccgcagcaaatagagcatgctgcgggtgaggacgggagaaatcacggtgcgtaattccgcggtggaattacgcatcgtgagcattgtgctattaggttcaatagaacctaatagcagggggcaacgcggcgtaaatccgttcgtgggaagaagGCCTTAGTATACTTAATAACAAACGAGTGCcacattttatattatttctccagaacccccatacttttattttttacacacaaatatgcaaaattttaaccccttagtgacggacccATCGGAAttctacgtcctcactaagtgggctttaatcctagaggacgtagaaacatgcatcctcttaggattaataccctcttagctgaggacgtgtCAGCTTCAtgttgtcggtgcccgcaggtagccgacagcatggagctgtcatcttgggctgcgggcagtccccagGGCAATGtaaatcggcgctatccaatggatacccatcccaaccagcccccgtaattacccctgtcttcggaaataccacacagttcacattattacatacatacattcgttttcatatatctatatatgaaccaatcgcagcgcagcttttttattttacctcagtggtataatatataacaaccaatcgcagcgcagcttacatgttacctcagctttataatatactagcttacccgtcgcgcgttgctgcgaagacagacagacagacatacattcgtttttatatatctagataacaaccaatcacagcgcagcttttttaggttacctcagtggtataatatataacaaccaatcacagcgcagttttcatgtttcctcagctttataatatataacacccaatcacagggcagcttatatgttacctcagcagtataaaatataacaaccaatcacactgcagctttcatgttacgtcagcagtaagagaaataacaaccaatcacagcgcaacttttattctgcctcagcaatataaaaaatagcaacgaatcacagcacagcattcattttacctcagcggtataatatatagcaaccaatcacagcacagcttttattttacctcagcattctcaatatccaggaattatcttgtgatacgttcggcggatgcatcattttgtagttgaacacgcatcccgttgctcgtaatgccttttgcttttgtgcttgagatggaaatcaaacgatctttgtctgggggggcataactgttgacgacgctcgcacgcgcgcgcgccacctatcgtaggatagatgtaatatgccagtaatcttcccaggagtgtactcaacaacttctcattaacttttcctatttatgacataatcaatgctcgtgccaaatttcaagtttctattacattgggaagcgagaaaattcgattccgtacgtaaaatttggacgccaattgttttgcacttaaaattgaataatcgagttgggacccattaacttttcctatttatgacataatcaatgctcgtgccaaatttcaagtttctatgacattgggaagcaagaaaattagattccgtacataaaatttggacgctaaatctttggcgcttagaattaaataatcgagttgggacccagtaacttttcctatttatgacataatcaatcctcgtgccaaatttcaagtttctatgacattgggaagcgagaaaattagattgcgtacgtaaaatttggacgccaatttttttcgcctaaaattgaataatggagttgggacccattagcttttctatttatgacataatcaatgctcgtgccaaatttcacgtttctatgacaccggaaagcgagaaaattagattctgtacgtaaaatttggacgctaattctttggcacatagaattaaataatcgagttggaacccattagcttttcctatttatgacatattcaatgcatgtgccaaattttaagtttctatgacattgggaagtgagagatacgtgggggggggggtaactgacgacgacgcacgcatgcgcgccatttatcgtagcataaatgtactatgcctataatcttcccaggagtgtactcaacaacttcccaaagtttcatggcgatcggatgaatggtgtagtagcgcataaaggacaaacagacagacacacaggcagacatacactcaactttatatatatagacaagtgagcagtggggccaggaatttattcagttgtgccctgcaatccaacgggtgctccttccattataggccttgccatgtgtcctgtaagtagattagggccacgatgggtatgtttctgaacacgggacaaacggggggatccattttggggttaaagtgttcattcctatgtacactgtacaaaaaaaacctgtttttaaattgacaaaattgccaaaaaaatgaaaatcacaattttttccttttgctttgcttgaattcattcaaaaactgtggggtcaaaatgggcagcacacccctagatacatttgttaaggggtctagtttttaaaatggggtcatttgtgggggttctctttgggtttggccgctcaagagctctacaagagaggtatggggcctaaaacgccttcaaggaaaatgtatgttctgaaagacaccgactactccttccattttgggccccgtGGTGCATCCAAATAtcacattagggccacaatgagtatatttctgaagacgggagaaacaggagtatccattttggggtgtcaattcttattttcatgtgcactataggaaaaaatgtatttaaaatgacatatttgcaaaaatatgaaattttattttttcttctctaaatttaattaatttctgaaaaaaagactgtggggtcaaaatacaccccccccccctaagtggatacattaagggatgtcgtttttaaaatggggtcatttaggagggtatctatcattgtgacacctatgagccgctgcaaacttggcttggtgcagcaaaacaaagtgttcctcaaaatgctgaaaattaatgttaaatttgtacgtcatctaaatggttaaaaaaaaacaaaacacaaaagtttttcaaatgtgcattcagaataaagtaaacagatggaaatatatatcctatcaaaaatttgtacagtatgtctgcacatattacagttgaaaatgtgaaaaaaaatttaattttttttccagtattGATACTTTTAATAAACAGACACGAATTAAATCGGTCTATTTTTGCaacgtaaatgaagtacaacatgtggcgaaaaaacaatgtcagaatcacttggatatgcaaaaccttcactgagttatgctatgttgaacgacatgtcagatttccaaaatctgggggggcggagcctgaccgctgcgcTGTATGGCCGACTGAGTGCAGAGCTCCGGCGGCAAGACACCCAAAGAGGCTCACAGCAGCGAGCTGAAGCGCCGATATGAGGAGAGTCGGGAAGGAGAGGGGAAAGGAACACACAGGGACCCTGCGGGCGAGCAGGGGACAGGCGGATATGCAGCCCTACTTAAAAGAAAAGAGTTCCCGCTCACCGCTATTCcctgccaagatggcgccggcacagaCCTCCGcagcagctcacagtaaggagggggaggagggggctatCTCGGACAGCGAAGATGGAGAGGCTGTTTCAAGAGGCTTTATGAAAGACCTCATTATGAAAGCTTTACATCCCATCATGTCTGAATTGGGTGAAATTAAGGAGGACATCAGGCACCTGGGAAGGCGGGTAGAAGACCTGGAGACCTCCACCTCTTCCTTAACTACCCATGCCACCGAAATGGCACAGATCCTGCAGGAGCACCATAACCATATTAATAGAGCCCTattgatgcaggaggacttagaaaatAGAAGCAGGAGGTGTAATATACGCATCAAAGGGCTACCGGAATCGTGGGCCACGGACTGCCTCTCTAAAGtggcaaaataatttttttcaactTTACTTGGCCCAGAGAGTCGCCCAGATCACGATAGAACGGATACATAGGGCCCTCAGACCCCTCCCGGCGAACACAGAGCCTCCAAGAGACGTGATTTGCAAATTGTTGTCCTTTCAGGACGCGTTCGCCATACTGAGGGCCGCTAGAAGCTACAGAGATTTAAAATATTCAGAGGTATCCCTGCAGATATTCCAGGACCTTGCCCCCACTACCCTGGACAAGCGCCGCCTCCTCCGGCCACTCCTGGACGTACTCAAGGATAGAGGAATCAAATACGCCTGGCTATTTCCGTTTGGTCTGGGCATTTCGCATAAAGGCCGTAGGTTCAATGTCAGAGATCCGGGAGATCTGCCGGCGTGCTGGCAGTTCTTAGACATAGAGCCGGTAGACCTTCCGTGCTGGTTCCCGCTCCCGGAGCTGACGAAATTGCCTGAGCTCCCTTCCCCGGCGGCATGGAATACAGCCGGACCTGCAAAGTCACCCAGgagcaagaaaaagaaaagccgtGATACCACTCCAGCAGGAGACTGAATCTCTTTATACACACAGTCTGGCTTGTTGATCTCCTGCAGAACTCCCAGTAGGGAGTTGAAGGCTTGACTTTTTACATACCAGAGCGTTTTGGAACAGAGGCTGGACTTGGTCTGAGTCCTGAAACTTACACGCTGTGGCCCCGGCCGACCCGCAAGGAGCTCCCTGTTGGCCTTGCTGGACTTACTGATGGTTTCTCCTCCTCTCCGTAATTGGCTGAGGGCTTCTCATGCCCTTCTCCTGACTCACTTATGTTATCTCTTTCGTGTTTGATATTCTGTTTCTTAACTAGATCCTCTAGGGTGTCTGTCAGGGCAGGCTTCGTGCAACTCGGTACCTCTGCCTGGTATTGATTCCATACCAGTTTCCCACCTTTAGTGGGTTATACCGCCTTGCACTCCCCCCCCCACTGACTGTCCTAGGACTAATTCGTCTTTTTCATAACTAATCTATATA is a window of Eleutherodactylus coqui strain aEleCoq1 chromosome 4, aEleCoq1.hap1, whole genome shotgun sequence DNA encoding:
- the LOC136625000 gene encoding gastrula zinc finger protein XlCGF8.2DB-like — its product is MYLCFQLSVYRDIAQQLLSSGCTHRLTWILEEVRYSLQTPYSNDDIRSLEEHLISSGFTVEDGGNIQDTHAEPAIIPDVPSALPSKHLSSDPFIEVPSSNSSQTSEQHNIYRRDVKEETFVTGKKSYSCSECSKCYTQKSYLVDHQRIHTGKKSFSCSECGKCFAQKSSLVYHKRVHTGEKPFSCSECGKCFTAKSHVVDHQRIHTGEKSFSCSECGKFFTRKSHLVNHQRIHTGEKLFSCSECGKCCTRKSHLVDHQRIHTGEKPFSCSECGKRFAKKSSLVDHQKIHTSER